A window of the Tachyglossus aculeatus isolate mTacAcu1 chromosome 2, mTacAcu1.pri, whole genome shotgun sequence genome harbors these coding sequences:
- the LOC119921170 gene encoding putative olfactory receptor 52P1 yields the protein MASANHTILDPSVFFLLGIPGLESVHFWFSLPVCSICLVTVLGNCTILLAILSEPALHKPMYLFFCMLSLIDLVACASTLPKMLSIFWFNAGWIDANACLVQMFFIHSFCMMESTVLLAMAFDRYVAICHPLRYAAIFTNAITVKIGLVAISRGSLLMFPCPFLIKRLSFCRTNIIPHTYCEHMAVVKLACGDTTVNRIYGLAAALLVIGVDLLFIGLSYFLIVRAVLRLSSQKARAKAFGTCGSHVCIILISYTPALFSFFSHRFGRRVAPHIHILLANLYLLFPPMLNPVIYGVKTKEVRHRVVRVFLPAG from the coding sequence ATGGCGTCCGCCAACCACACAATCTTGGACCCTTCTGTCTTCTTCCTCCTGGGCATCCCTGGTCTCGAGTCGGTCCACTTCTGGTTCTCCTTACCTGTGTGCTCCATCTGCCTGGTGACAGTCCTGGGCAACTGTACCATCCTGTTGGCCATCCTCTCAGAGCCTGCCCTACACAAGCCCATGTACCTCTTCTTCTGCATGCTCTCCCTCATCGACCTGGTGGCCTGTGCTTCCACTCTACCCAAAATGCTCTCCATCTTCTGGTTCAACGCCGGCTGGATCGACGCCAACGCCTGTTTGGTCCAGATGTTCTTCATTCACTCTTTCTGCATGATGGAGTCCACCGTTCTACTGGCCATGGCCTttgaccgctatgtggccatctgccacccactGAGGTACGCTGCCATCTTCACCAATGCCATCACGGTCAAGATCGGTCTGGTGGCCATCTCTCGGGGCTCCCTACTCATGTTCCCCTGCCCGTTTTTGATCAAGAGGCTCTCTTTCTGCAGGACCAACATCATCCCCCACACCTACTGTGAGCATATGGCCGTGGTCAAACTGGCCTGTGGCGACACCACTGTCAACCGGATATATGGCCTGGCCGCGGCCCTGCTGGTGATTGGGGTGGACCTGCTGTTCATCGGTCTGTCCTACTTCCTCATTGTGCGGGCCGTCTTGCGGCTCTCCTCGCAGAAGGCCCGGGCCAAGGCCTTTGGCACCTGTGGCTCACACGTCTGCATCATCCTCATCTCCTACACGCcggccctcttctccttcttcagtCACCGATTCGGGCGTCGAGTGGCACCCCACATCCACATCCTCCTGGCCAACCtctacctcctcttcccacccatgcTCAACCCTGTGATCTATGGTGTGAAAACTAAGGAGGTACGCCACAGGGTGGTCAGGGTGTTTCTCCCAGCAGGTTAG